GCATCGAGCCATAGCGGACAGAGATGAGACCCGTGTTCTGAAGTGCCTGGATGCTGTGCCTGCCCTGAAAGTGTGGTTAGACCCCGATGAAGATGTCTCTGCTCGCTACAAAGCTATTGAAGAGAAAGCTTTCCGCATTCATGGTCTGCTAGTCTCGCGTGAATGTCTACTCAAGGACACAGGAGAATCATCGTGTTACGAACGTCTCACACCTCTTGGACGAGCTGAAATTCGACGGCAGCGGTATTACACCACAGAATGCGGGGACTCTTACATCGACTATCTGAAAAGCAAATCACGGAGCGTCACCATATGTGATGACTTCAATGAGCGATTGGAGAAGATGTTCAAGCACCTCTCCAGTGACGAATTAAACAGGAATATTCTGAAAGTGGCTGCAACAGCACTGCACCTAGACGTACTATTCGACTTCGAGAGTGAAAGCGTTCAGCGGACTACGGGATGCTCGGGTACACACAACCGCGGTCTCACTTTCTACAAAGAACAAAGAGTTTTCGTCGGGGCCAGCACTGAAGAAGCAGAAACCCGCGGGACGCTCATTCACGAGTTATGTCACGTGGCGCTTTGCCTAGTGTATAATAATGATTGCAAGCCTTATTTCCGAGGGGATACGGAGAGAGAACAGCAATATGGAGCCATTCTGACTGACATAAAACGAAGGAAAGAAGAGCTGAATCTTCTTATCCAACAAGCATTCTTcggaaacgaagaagaagagctAATTGTACGGATCCCTCACATACTGGCTCAATATGGTTGCGACGAAAGTGATAGCGTTATTCAAAGTCAAGTACCGGAACTACGAAATTTTTTCGAGGAACATGTCATCCCGGACATGCGGGAATACATTCAGAATGGAATCCCAACCATAGATGCAACTAAGATAGAAATAGAAAACGCGAGACTCAACAAAGCTTTAAAAACTGGCAAACTCGAAGTCCAATTCGAGAAACCACTAAAGAAGAGTGTCTGGAAAGAGGGGTCACTTCACGTAATTACGGGTCCAGAACTGAGGCTTCTCGAAATAATGGTTCACAACGCTGTGAAATCTACGGGAAGGCCATACTTGTTTTTTGAAGCGAACCAATATGACTCCACTCTGCGGGATGTGTTACTAGACTACAAATGTGCATTCGTGCTAGTATCCGTCCATCCAAACGAAGACGTCCGAAAGATCATTGAACTTCTCAGTGAAGTATCCTGTGTCACTGGATCAAAAGTCATCTTGCTCGTGGAAGACAGTGAGAAAGAAAACTTGATGAAAAAAGTGCAACAAGATGCATTCTTTGCGAAGAGACACAAAGTTCACATGATCATCGAAGCAAGCTTTGAGCATGTCACGGATAGCTGCAAAAAAGAAGTTTTCAAAAATTCTGTCGTAAAACTTCAAGGTCAATATGTTTCACGGCTTCCAGAGGCAATGAATATCGACACCTTCTTACACTGCGTAGACACCGCTGTTTTCCTAAAGCTATGCGAGTCAGAGAGCATTGAGCTGGGACCTCCTCTTCATGAACTAGAAGAACGTGTTCAGAACTACTACGTGAAAAGAGAGTGTAGAAGAGCCCTAGAAATTAACTTGAAAGAATGCAATCTAAAAGACGACGGTGAGGCATTCGCATTTCTGGGCTGTCCACACAATCAGGTCGCAACACTTCTACCTCGCGGTTGTGAGGCAAAGGCCAAGAAGGATTTAAAGAATTTCGAGAAATTCGTACTCGTCCAAGAGCCATGTGACTACGAAGCTCTCCTGGAAGATGGTCATTTCCGAGACAAAGTAGTGCACCTGCTAAAGTTCGACGAACCTCGTAAGAGACTCTCGTGGACCAAATCAAATGGTCGTCTCAGTCACCTTCCAATGACGGGAAGTGAGAGTTACACGGAGGACGCGTTGTTAAACGTAAACGAGAAGGTTGTCATAGTCTCTGGTGCACCAGGTATGGGAAAGAGTATGCTGGCATCTCGGTTGTGCACAGAGTTAAAAAGTCAAGACAAGAAGAGGTGGGTGCTCTACGTCGACCTTCCTCAGAGAATGGCAGTCTGGGATATCTGGCGGATCTGTGCGAAGTACAAAAAGATGGGTTGGAGTTTGTCTTGTTCGAGGAAACCTTGAACAATGAAAGCACTTTCGAAGTTGCTCTCATCTTAGATGCGTTCGACGAAATCAACGAGAAATGTCGCAAGTGCGTGCTGGATCTTATACTGTTTGTGGCTAAGACCAAAGTGTACAAGATATACGTTTTTACTCGCACTGTGTTTCAACGCCAAGCACAAGATAACTTCCACACGGTGTCATACGAACTTGATCCTTTTTCTGATAACAACCAGGATGACTTCCTCGCAAAATATAGGGGCGAAAGAGAAACTTCAGGCACCAGGAATGATGAATTTTTGCGTATGTTCCAACAAATGTATGACTCTTtgcagaagaaaaacaaaacaatccTAGGAACCCCTCTCCTACTTCGCATGATGGCTGAGATGAAGAATGGGGAAATTGCAGAGTTTGACGATTGCTCTTCGCTTCTTAATACTGCTGGCATTTCTGGTGACAGGAGTATATACGTTATACACGTGTACAAGATGTTTGCCGAATACAAGCACCTTgtacacagaaaagaaaaaatgaaggaaaacaTCTCCCTAAGTGCTGTGCGAGGGGAGAACCATGACGCGAAGTCTTCATTCTACGCAAACCATTGTCTCCTCGCTATGAAGTGTATATTTCCTCAGTATATATTGAAGGACTTATTGAATGAAGAGGAATTAAGGAAGTTAGATCCTGATGGAAGATTGATCAAGGGCGCTGGTGACAGTTGTCTGAAAGAAGGTTTTGTGAATGGAATTAACGACGCAGGAATTCCTGAGTTCGCTCACAAGACTTTCGCCGAATTTTTCGTAGCTCACTATCTCCTGGAGAAGGCAAAGATAACAGAATCGAGCTACTGGAAAAAAGTCCTAGAATTGTATCGTAAAGAAGACTACGAGGATGTAATGCAGTTGTTCGATGGACTGGCGTCGGCGTCCTGTCCACTTCACTCTGCTGTGATAAACAACGACGCTTCATATTTTAAGCAACATGATATCCAAAGAGAGGACATGTCGAAGATGGATGAGCTCGAAAGGACGCCATTGCACGTAGCAGCCCTGCATTCTGATGAAGCAACATTGAAGAGGCTTCCAATGGACGATGCACTAATTCAGAATGATTTGTTTCAACTGTTACCGTTTGGGTACCCGGAGCTGAGCTGTCCATGGGACGAGAAACGCGATGGAGTGTGGAGGGACTGTTTGCGGACTGGGACTTCAGCTGTGAGAGAGAGACTCAACATATTGTACACTCGATACAGTGAGCAAGCAGTGAAACATTCTACCGAAAATCTGCGCACATGTGAAACCTTCGAGCAAAAAAGACTTTTTCTCGAGCGAGTTATATTCACAGCCGTGATACACAATCTACCAGGCGTTTTAGACGTGTATCTGAGCTATGTGTCCCCGAGAGAGAGTACAGTAGGTCTAGACAGAGACATCCTGGACCAATTAGAATCACACAAGGAACGAAGCGTGAGATGTTCTGCAGAGTCTTCGGTAATTGGAAACCTGGATAGTTTTACAGACAGCAGCAATAGAACTGTTCTTTTTTACGCAGAGTCTGAGCTTGTTTGCGACATGCTCCTTCCTTACTGCGATATGGGAATTCTTGATAAGCACGGAAACACAATGTTGCACATTAGCGCGGAAGAAGGAAATCTGGAGACAACACAGATTTACCTCGCACATTTATCCGTTAACAATAGAAATGGACGCTTTCAAACTCCTTTGCACTTGAGTAGAGATGCAGAGATTGTGAGGCTACTTCTTCCTCTTTATTCCTCAGTGAATGTTCTCGATTCTTATCAACAAACTCCGATGGATATATGTGCAGAGAGAGATGATTTGGAGGCCATGAAGTTGTTACTCCTTCGCACTTGGACATATGACGCACATCACATCAGACTGAACACAACGCTTCATGTGGCTTCTGACTATCAATCCTTTAAAGCTGTGACGTTCCTTCTACCTCACACAAATGCGCACGTGCTTAACTGCAAAGGAGAAACGTGCTTAGACGTTGCTTGGACAAGTTGGAAATATCTGTCGAGTTCGGAGTCCAACGTTGTGAGATGTCTCGTCCCACACTCGCTCGTGAACTCACCTGAAACGTTCGGCTCATCACCGTTGTGTGTCTGGGGGGAATGTGATGGAAGGGAAGTGATGCAAACTCTATGGCCTTATTTGCGACACAGTGACCCTAGGCATGCACAGAGGATCAGCAGAAGCTATCTGTATCTGTTTGTGGATGTGAACAAGGATTTCAAAGAAGAAATTTGGTGTCTGAAACTTCTCTTCCTCCATTTAGATGACATCGCTGGTGATCCTTGTAGCCGTAAACTGCTACATAATGTGGCCAAGGACAAGCTACGTAagataaaagaagaaaatctcATTAATTACATGAAGCTGTTACTGCCGCATTTAAATCTCAGTGAGCAGGATTATGTAGGACGTGGAGTAAAAAATGAGGACATCGTTACCTTATATCGGGGATGGTCGCACATGAATAACACCGATGATCCCCACATTGACGATGTCGACACGGAAATGGTCGATGACGATGGCAGTATGAAGTTGCTCATAGAAGCAGAGGAAGGTAATGTGGAAGCTGTGGAACTTCACCTCTCCCATTCATCCGTGTGCATTACAGATGAAAAAGAGAACACTGCATTGCACTTGAGCGCGAGGGAGGGACACACAAATGTGGTGAAGCTTCTCATTCCTCTTTATACATCAGTGGACGTGATCAATGTGTATCGAGAAACGCCCATGCATGTCTGTGCCTTATATGGACACCTGAACGTTGTAAAGTTATTATTACTCCGCTCTAGAATGAGTTCCCGTGACAAGCTTGGAAGGACATCTCTTCACTTTGCCTGTGAAAGTGGTGCCGTTGATATCGTGAACTTCCTTCTTCCCCACTCGTTCCCTAATATGCGCGACATATTCGGTTCCACGTGCTGCGCTCTTTCCGCTGAAAGAAGGAGAATGAATGTTCTGAGATGCCTCATCCCTCACTCTCTTATGAACTGTCCTAATGGGATTGGTTATTCACCTACGCAAATCTGTGCAAGTCATTATATTAGAGAAGAGCTGGTGACGTTATTGCCATATTCTTGTGATTATGACGCAGCGAGTTTATTGACTATTCTCCCGCTGTCATTTCGTATGCGCGATATGAGTATGAAAGCTACGTCTTGTCTGAAACTGATGGTACTCCACTCAGATGTCAAGGCAGTAGATAAGTGGTTCTGTGCAACACTCAGCCGCATTCGAGAGTATTATGGAAAGAGTGATTCATTCTGGCGTCCAACAAAGACTGAGATATCACTACGCCTGAAATATGTTCCTCTCTTGCTTCCTCATACAAATGTTTCTGCTAAGGATTATGAAGGCAAGAAACTATTACAAGGAGCCCTCCGAAGTAGGAAATATCCCAAATTAGTTAGCTTCCTTCAGAAATGGACTCGCTTGAGTGACTTTCATTCATGATGCTGACGATTGTTGGCAACGGTTGTGGTTAAGCACCAAGTGGCACCGAGCTGTCAATGGACACGAGCTCTGAAGACGATATGGAAGTTTTAATAGAGGTATCAACAGCAGTATACTGAGTCCTTGCCTTCATCCGAGAAAGCACAAATATTCATCCAGTgtcaaaatgaaagaaaaaaagatcacTTTTCTGATTTTTTGTGATTGTGATTATGACTAACGCATTTTGTTTCTTATTCCTTATGTTACAAAGTACCGTTCCGTAGTAGGTTCTAAGGTGATTTGAAAATGTGTAAAAAATGTGTCTATTCCTAATGTGCTAGTAATATGGTTAGCTATGATATGCCACAGTATTAGAATACGGCTGCGTGCGATTATGTTTGGTGTCAAATGTATATACCCAAATGTCAAATGTAAATGAACAAAAGTGTTTTTCGCACATTGGAGAAGGTTtaattcaaattattttggaaCTCGCGCTCACTTCGCTGCAGAGTTGTGTAAAGTAAATATTGTCGAGCGAAACACATGTGCGATACAGCCGTACTTTTATTACGACCTAATAAATGTAAGGGTTCCAAATTGCTTTTCCAGTTATCGTTACAGATTACGGAACATATTACTTTGAAGTAATCAAGGTTCGTGTAAAGGAACCTCGACTGACTCAAATATGCCTGTTACAAATTGGATTTGTGTACGTGCGATTAAATGATGATTAAATGCAGTTGTCCTTGGAAGTAATGTGTCCACTTAGATGTCATCAAGAGATGCAGATGGGGAGAAAATTCAGTGAACCGGTAAGCAAAGATGAAGGGAAGTGTCCCAGGAGGAGAGCCGCCaatatatttcgaacagagactgctatTCCTCTTCATCATGAGCGAGAATCAGAATTAGCAGCTCGCACACAGCGCAGGACATGTCCTAGGGCCTCATAGCAGCCacaaggacacgtgtttcgagGGGACGCAAGTTATAGTTATGGCCAGCTTGTGAAAGCTTGGGATGCGTGCTTTAGTTgttattacagttacttttgcGGATTCTAACTACccgagcagcacacaatattggtccaatattggcactgTCTCGGTTCTAGTGAGCCTGATGAGGGCCAATCAAGCCAATGAAGAGCAATAAGTGGTGTTATCTTGGCTTATCCTACTCTCACCACTGTGCTACCCATGGCTGTGTTTCAGTACCTACCCAGGTAAATAtaagagaaaagacaaaagagaaaaaaagaatgtaTTGTACTGTGATGCCTTCCCGTTGTCGTGCTGCCATTCAAACCAATTAAAACTAGACCAGAGTGGCAGTTACTATAGCTACAGGGCATTCGTATTCTTCATTGGCTCACCACGTGcttgcaacattggaccaatattggcagttttGATTGGCGTATTACCAGACCTTTGTTGCACGGCCTATATACTGGACCAACGTAACTTATATTGGCTGCCAATTTTGGACCGATGTGGGACCATTGATGGcgtgctgtttttagagttaTGTTTAGAGTTACCAAATTAAATTTTCGCAGCCATCTTGTGCTCCCACCACATCACTTTCATAGCTGCTTTCATATCGTGCATTCGTGCTGCCCAAACTCGAATACGCATCGgccatatgggatccccatCAAGAGTACTTAATTCAAGCATTAGAGTCAGTTCAAAATGTGCTTCATTACATCTAACTATTCCAGAGACGCGAGTGTTAGCGTATAAAGAAAAACCTCGAGGTTGATCTTCAAGTCAAGACTGTTAGTCAGGCGGTGTCTCTTCCATAAAATGTATCACAACACAAACGCTGGCGATCGTCTCCTAGTCCCTGCTAACTAGCGATAAAActccagtgcaggggacacagacAGACAAAACAGACGACGCAAGTTCTATCGCTTTTTAACTACATTTCATCTCGTCTGAACGACATCCATGTGATTAAGCTTCCTCATTGTAATATCACTTCCTTTCTGAAGTAATTGTTTCCTAACGATATTAGTGATTGGAATCTTCAGCCTGAACATGTTGCTTGTACACTCGACACCACTCTGCTCTACTACAGtaatgtatatattatatagagCATCCTTTCATTGTTTTATAGTTTCTAAATATTTCACCCACTTGCCCTTGGATCATGTTGCCTTGTATATAGTGATACAATACAAACTTCACATAATGTATGTCAAGAGCAAACGTTGGCTCATGTAAATAgtttgttgctgcttttgttgtGGGGCTCCCCAGCACTGTTCCTTTAACCGGCGTCAGTAAATACTTCATTCAGTAACTACTGGACTACCAAGATGTTTCTCAAACTTCCTAAGGTTTCAGGAACACCATGTCATTGTAAAACCGAGACGCAGACAAGAAACGAGAACACACCCGCTCTCGCTTGTTCTCAGGCTTGTCGTTTACTTTTTATCGACACCGTTTAGAGAAGAATGTGGAACAGAAGTGAGTAATTTCTGCAGTAATTAGTcgatcggtttcggtttacatatttctgtcgcggcgaagtgcaaaaggacgtaTTTCACTGGTGTGGTTCATTGAAGGGTAAGGGAGTGTAAGAGCGTCGTTTCGCGTTTCACCGCTCGCGCCAGTCAGAACTTGAACGTAGAAACTGAACTCGAGTGTGCTCCAGCGAACGGTCATAGCAGAGGACGCGTGGACATGAAATGCTATCATCATCATGCTTTTTGTGTTGCGCGTATGAAACTAAATACATATTCAGTTGTATTGATAATTAAATTCTAATCCGATAATTAAGTGCGTTCCACACACCGCGATTTTCTTACTCATAGGCTCGTAacgatatttttatttattttaacgAACTAACCCACGCAACGACACCGCCAtcattctttc
This DNA window, taken from Ornithodoros turicata isolate Travis unplaced genomic scaffold, ASM3712646v1 Chromosome104, whole genome shotgun sequence, encodes the following:
- the LOC135371347 gene encoding uncharacterized protein LOC135371347; translated protein: MASSSELDLKMESSQQWKEIRKEMHRAIADRDETRVLKCLDAVPALKVWLDPDEDVSARYKAIEEKAFRIHGLLVSRECLLKDTGESSCYERLTPLGRAEIRRQRYYTTECGDSYIDYLKSKSRSVTICDDFNERLEKMFKHLSSDELNRNILKVAATALHLDVLFDFESESVQRTTGCSGTHNRGLTFYKEQRVFVGASTEEAETRGTLIHELCHVALCLVYNNDCKPYFRGDTEREQQYGAILTDIKRRKEELNLLIQQAFFGNEEEELIVRIPHILAQYGCDESDSVIQSQVPELRNFFEEHVIPDMREYIQNGIPTIDATKIEIENARLNKALKTGKLEVQFEKPLKKSVWKEGSLHVITGPELRLLEIMVHNAVKSTGRPYLFFEANQYDSTLRDVLLDYKCAFVLVSVHPNEDVRKIIELLSEVSCVTGSKVILLVEDSEKENLMKKVQQDAFFAKRHKVHMIIEASFEHVTDSCKKEVFKNSVVKLQGQYVSRLPEAMNIDTFLHCVDTAVFLKLCESESIELGPPLHELEERVQNYYVKRECRRALEINLKECNLKDDGEAFAFLGCPHNQVATLLPRGCEAKAKKDLKNFEKFVLVQEPCDYEALLEDGHFRDKVVHLLKFDEPRKRLSWTKSNGRLSHLPMTGSESYTEDALLNVNEKVVIVSGAPGMGKSMLASRLCTELKSQDKKRWVLYVDLPQRMAVWDIWRICAKYKKMGWSLSCSRKP
- the LOC135371346 gene encoding uncharacterized protein LOC135371346 encodes the protein MFQQMYDSLQKKNKTILGTPLLLRMMAEMKNGEIAEFDDCSSLLNTAGISGDRSIYVIHVYKMFAEYKHLVHRKEKMKENISLSAVRGENHDAKSSFYANHCLLAMKCIFPQYILKDLLNEEELRKLDPDGRLIKGAGDSCLKEGFVNGINDAGIPEFAHKTFAEFFVAHYLLEKAKITESSYWKKVLELYRKEDYEDVMQLFDGLASASCPLHSAVINNDASYFKQHDIQREDMSKMDELERTPLHVAALHSDEATLKRLPMDDALIQNDLFQLLPFGYPELSCPWDEKRDGVWRDCLRTGTSAVRERLNILYTRYSEQAVKHSTENLRTCETFEQKRLFLERVIFTAVIHNLPGVLDVYLSYVSPRESTVGLDRDILDQLESHKERSVRCSAESSVIGNLDSFTDSSNRTVLFYAESELVCDMLLPYCDMGILDKHGNTMLHISAEEGNLETTQIYLAHLSVNNRNGRFQTPLHLSRDAEIVRLLLPLYSSVNVLDSYQQTPMDICAERDDLEAMKLLLLRTWTYDAHHIRLNTTLHVASDYQSFKAVTFLLPHTNAHVLNCKGETCLDVAWTSWKYLSSSESNVVRCLVPHSLVNSPETFGSSPLCVWGECDGREVMQTLWPYLRHSDPRHAQRISRSYLYLFVDVNKDFKEEIWCLKLLFLHLDDIAGDPCSRKLLHNVAKDKLRKIKEENLINYMKLLLPHLNLSEQDYVGRGVKNEDIVTLYRGWSHMNNTDDPHIDDVDTEMVDDDGSMKLLIEAEEGNVEAVELHLSHSSVCITDEKENTALHLSAREGHTNVVKLLIPLYTSVDVINVYRETPMHVCALYGHLNVVKLLLLRSRMSSRDKLGRTSLHFACESGAVDIVNFLLPHSFPNMRDIFGSTCCALSAERRRMNVLRCLIPHSLMNCPNGIGYSPTQICASHYIREELVTLLPYSCDYDAASLLTILPLSFRMRDMSMKATSCLKLMVLHSDVKAVDKWFCATLSRIREYYGKSDSFWRPTKTEISLRLKYVPLLLPHTNVSAKDYEGKKLLQGALRSRKYPKLVSFLQKWTRLSDFHS